In the Thermoleophilaceae bacterium genome, GCAGCGGACGGCGCACAACGCGGTGATGGCGCTCGGTGCTCTCGCCTGGCTCGCGGCCGCCGTGCTGTGGCTGGCGGGAGAAGACACGGCGCGCTTCGTGCCGCTCCTCGCCGGCTTCCTCGTGCTCACGATTGTGGGCGAGCGCCTCGAGCTCTCGCGCCTGCGCGGCCTCGGCGGCGCCAGGCGCACCGCACTGCTCGCCGCCATTGCCCTGCTCGCCGGCGGTCTGGCGCTGTCGATCCCCGCAGAGGGCGCGGGCATGCGGTTGGCCGGCGCGGGCCTCCTCGCACAGGCCGTCTGGCTTGCTCGCTACGACATCGCCCGTCGCACCGTGCATGGCAGCGGGGTGACGCGCTACATGGCGGTCGCGCTTCTCGCCGGTTATGCCTGGCTCGCGGCGGCGGGAGTCCTGTGGCTGATTCATGGACTCTCGCCCGACGGCTACGCCTACGACGCCCAGCTTCACGCCCTCTTCCTCGGCTTCGTGATGTCGATGGTGTTCGCCCACGCGCCGGTGATCGTTCCCGCGGTGCTGCGGGTGCGCCTGCCGTTCCGGCCGCGCTTCTACGTCCACCTGGCGCTGCTTCACGCCTCGCTCGCGCTGCGAGTGATCGGCGGGGACTGGGCCGGCGACCTGCGTCTGTGGCAGTGGGGCGGCGTGGCCGGCGAGCTGGCCATCCTGCTGTTCCTCGCCGTGACGGCCGCCGCCGTGGCGGAGGCCCGCCGGGGGCGGGAGGCTGCGGAGGGTCAGGCGGTGAGGCGCTCGCGCACGCGGGGGAAGAGCACGTTGTTCTCCTCGTGAACGTGCTGGTGAAGCTCGAGCTCGAACCGCTCGAGCGCCTCGAGCAGCTTCCGGTGAGTCCCGCAGAATGCGTGCTCGGCCTCGTAGCCGCCTGACAGCTCCCGCATCGCCGTGAGCGCCTCGCCCGCGAACTCGTGGGAGTCCTCGCACATCGCCAGGACGGACTGGTCGAGCCCGGCCGCGGAGTCGGCGGAGTCGACCGCGCGGCACGCGGGGAACACCATCTTCTCCTCGAGCGCGAAGTGCTCTTCGAGCTCCTCCCGCAGCCCTGTGAAGACGCGCCTCAGGTCGGCGAGCTCCGGATGCCCGCCTCCGTGCACGCGAACCACGCGCTCGAGCAGCTCGGCGATCTGAGACAGCGCCCGCCGCGCCGGCTCGTGGTGCGCCTGGACGATGTGGTCGCACAGCTCCGTGATCGAGGCGCGGCGCACGTCGTGCACGGTGGGACGCGGCTCGGGGCGCTCGCCCAGCGTCTCGACCATCGCGATCAGGGTGGCCTCGTCGAGGCCGCGCTCAGCGCACGCGTCGGCGAGCGTGCGGCGCCCGCCGCAGCAGTAGTCGAGCCTCAGCCGCTCCAGGAGGTCGGCGGACGCGGGACGCTGAAGCACAAGCTCAGCGAGGGTCATGCCAGGGGCGAGCGGCATCTGAGGTCCTTTCACGAGGTTGATCGTCTTTTCACATTCTAACTGTGAAAAGGTCAGCTCGCGTGGGCGTGCTGATGCTCGTGAGCGCTCGCCGACGTGGCCTGATAGAGGCCGTGCGACCAGACCTGAAGGTCGAGCATCGCGCTCACATAGGCGCGGTTCGAGGCGATGTCGCCGTCGGCCCGCGCCTTGAGCTCCATCACATGACGGAAGCGCTCGCGCACCTCCTCCTCCACTCGATCCGTGAGCAGAGCCACCAGCTCGTCGCGCGAGCCGCTCTCGAGCGCGCGCTCGGCCACTGGTCTCACGGGCCCGTGACCGAGTCCTGCCGACTTGAGACCGCTGTATCAGTGCGGAGGCAGGTCGCCACCCCTTCGTCGAAGTTTGCCGCTCCACGCTGAACCCGGACCGGGCCGTCCGTCATCGGCAGATCCCCACATTGCTCCCCGGGATTTGTCCGCGACCGCGTAAGAGAGCGAGAGCGTGGGGCGCTAACCACACATGAGCCACGACCCCGCACCAAGCTCCTCCACCGCGCTGGTGCAGTGGCGTCGCGAGCGGCTGCTCGAGGCAGGCGTCGCACCGGAGGTGGCGGCGAACCTGGCCTGGGACTGCGGGGTGGACCTGCACGCCCTCTTCGAGCTGATCGATCGCGGCTGCCCGCCGCACCTGGCCGTGCGCATCCTCGCGCCGCTCGACGATCGCCGCCGGCCCTGCTGAGCGGACCGCCGCCGGCCACGTCACACCACCGGCTGGAGCTCCGCATGGACTGGAGCGGTCTCCCTCGACCGCTCGTCGATGCAGACCGTGGGCCGCATGCCCAGCCTGCGAAGGTCGCGCACCAGCTGGCCGAGCAGGCTGTTCCAGTCCCGGCTCCCGTCAGAGCCGAGCAGCACGTGGATGAGCCAGACCGGGTCTCGCTGGCGCGGGCGCAGCTCGCGCACCGTTACGTCGTCCACCTGGGGCGCGAGACGGAGCACTTGAGCCCGGCGCTCGAGCCACGCGACCGCGGCAGCCGGCCCCATCGAGCGGGGCGGGATACAGGTGATGAATGCGGCTCCCATGGCAGGCTCACCACCCGTCGCGGTCGGTGAGCATCAGGGCGAGCACGCCCATCAGGGCGGCCACCGCGAGCATCAGCGCGATGAACGCGACGCCCACCATCCACGAGTGCCCGGTGACTGCGAGCAGGGTGATGGCAAGCACGACGAGGCTGGTGACCCCACACGTCACGTAGAGCAACGCCGGGCCGCCCCTGTGCTCGCGGCGCCGCAGCCAGCTCGTCCATCCTTGCCATGCACCCGCTGACGATGTGTCTCTTGCTCGCATGATTCGAGTGTGCTCGCCGGCGGGCCGCGCGACCATGGGGAGAAGACCCCAAAAACGGGTTGCGGGCAGGCCATCATGCGTTCGCGAGGATCACGACGAGCACGGCCACCAGCGTGACGGCCGTGAGCGCCAGGATCGAGATCGCAGCGAGGCTCCGCCTCCTGCGCCCGACACTCACAAAGATCGGCGGCCGCTCGCGCGCCGTGTTGCGCTGCTCGCTTCTGGTCGACATGGGAGCCTCCTCCTTCGTTAGCCGTACACCTGAAGGGTCGAGCAGATCGCGCGCGGTGCCCATCGGTTCGCGCGTCCATTGAGCGGCGGGGAAGACCCCATTGCGCGAGTCCGGCGCGTGCAGGTCTAGGCCTGGATCAGCCCACGGCGTATGGCGTACCGGGTGAGCTCCACGCGGTCGCGCAGGCCGAGCTTGTCGAGGATGTTCTGGCGGTGGCGCTCCACCGTCTTCACGCTGATCACCAGCTCCTCGGCGATCTCCTTGCTGGTGTGCGCCTCGGCGATCAGCTTGAGCACCTCGAGCTCGCGCGGCGTGAGGATGTCCGGCTCGTCCGCGCCGCGCTCCACGTAGTCGCGGACCAGGGTGTTGATCGCGGAGGGATAGAGGAACGACTCGCCGCGCATCGTGGCGCGCGCGGCGTCAACGATGTCCTCGTCGGCGCCGGACTTGAGCACGTAACCGGACGCGCCGGCCCTCAGCGCCTGGAAGAGGTACTGCTCGCTGTCGTACATCGACAGCATGAGGACGCGGATGTCCGGGTTGCGCTTGGACAGCTCGGTGGCCGCCTGGATGCCGGTCATCCGCGGCATCGACACGTCGAGGATCGCCAGGTCGACGTCCTCGGCGAGCGCCTTCTCCACCGCCTCGGCGCCGTCCGACGCCTCGGCCACCACGCGCAGGTCGGGTTGGGCGTCCAGCACGCGCCGGAGGCCGGAACGGACGAGCGAGTGGTCGTCTGCGATGAGGATGCGGGTGACAAGCGGGGTGGGCACGTCAGTCGCTCCTTTCGCCGGCTGCCGGCACTTCCAAACGTACCTCCACGCCGCCGCTCGCCGACGGCTTCACGGCCAGCGCTCCGTCCACGAGCAGGGCGCGCTCGCGCATGCCTCTGATGCCGCCCTGGCGATCGGGTAGCACCCCTCCTGGGAAGCCGCGGCCGTCGTCGCGGACGGTGAGCACCACGCTGCGCGGGCCGGGCTCGAGGCGCAGCAGCGCCTTGCTCGCCCCAGCGTGGCGAGCGACGTTGGTGAGGCTCTCCTGCGCCACGCGGTAGAGCGCCAACTCCGCCTCGTCCGTGAGGGGAGGCAGCGCCGGATCGAGCTCGCGCTCCACCCGCAGCCCGGTGCGGCGGCCGAACGCGCTCGAAAGCTCTGTGAGCGCGCTCACGAGCCCCAGCTCCTCGAGCATCTCGGGACGCAGCTCACGTGCGATCCGCCGCACCTCCTCGAGCGCCTGGCGCACTGCGGACTTCGTCTGCACGAGCTCGTCCTGGCGCTGCTCCGGTAGGGCCGGCGCGAGCGCGTCGAGCTCGAGCAGAACGGCGGTGAGCACCTGCCCAACCTCATCGTGCAGGCCGCGCGCGATCCTCAGCCGTTCGGCCTCCTGGGCGGCAAGGGCCCGCCTGCCGCTCTCCCGGCGCTCCGCCTCCAGCCGCTCGAGCATGTCGTTGAACGACGTGACCACCCGTCCGATCGCGTCTCCCGGCGGCGCGGGGAGGCGCTGGCCCGGGCGCAGCAGGTCGACCGTCTCCATTCGCGCCGCGAGCTGCTCGAGGGGAGCGAAGGCGCGGCGCAGCAGCAGGTACTCACCGAGCAGAGCGGCGGAGAGTCCCACGAGCAGAACCACGGCCTCGATCAGCGCGATGTTCGCGCTCACCGTCACCGGGGTGATGATCAGCAGAACGGTGGCGACGACGAGCACGAGCGCGCTCGCCAGGAATACGCGCCAGAAGAAGGGGAGTCGCCGAGGCAGCATCGAACTCGCGCCGAAGTTCTAGCTTGCGCCGATCGCGGGCGCGCGCACCAGCCGCAGCTCGGAGCGCCGCCGCGTCTGCCGGGGCGCCACCACCA is a window encoding:
- a CDS encoding HAMP domain-containing sensor histidine kinase; translated protein: MLPRRLPFFWRVFLASALVLVVATVLLIITPVTVSANIALIEAVVLLVGLSAALLGEYLLLRRAFAPLEQLAARMETVDLLRPGQRLPAPPGDAIGRVVTSFNDMLERLEAERRESGRRALAAQEAERLRIARGLHDEVGQVLTAVLLELDALAPALPEQRQDELVQTKSAVRQALEEVRRIARELRPEMLEELGLVSALTELSSAFGRRTGLRVERELDPALPPLTDEAELALYRVAQESLTNVARHAGASKALLRLEPGPRSVVLTVRDDGRGFPGGVLPDRQGGIRGMRERALLVDGALAVKPSASGGVEVRLEVPAAGERSD
- a CDS encoding DUF542 domain-containing protein; the encoded protein is MKGPQMPLAPGMTLAELVLQRPASADLLERLRLDYCCGGRRTLADACAERGLDEATLIAMVETLGERPEPRPTVHDVRRASITELCDHIVQAHHEPARRALSQIAELLERVVRVHGGGHPELADLRRVFTGLREELEEHFALEEKMVFPACRAVDSADSAAGLDQSVLAMCEDSHEFAGEALTAMRELSGGYEAEHAFCGTHRKLLEALERFELELHQHVHEENNVLFPRVRERLTA
- a CDS encoding response regulator transcription factor, which encodes MPTPLVTRILIADDHSLVRSGLRRVLDAQPDLRVVAEASDGAEAVEKALAEDVDLAILDVSMPRMTGIQAATELSKRNPDIRVLMLSMYDSEQYLFQALRAGASGYVLKSGADEDIVDAARATMRGESFLYPSAINTLVRDYVERGADEPDILTPRELEVLKLIAEAHTSKEIAEELVISVKTVERHRQNILDKLGLRDRVELTRYAIRRGLIQA